The stretch of DNA ACTCCTGCGCATGAACCTGAATAAAGAAGACAAAAGATAAAAGAAAGAATAGTCTTAATTTCACGGATAGATATTATAAAGCAAATCTAAAATTATTTTTAATGTATACCACAAGTTTAACCACAGTTAACGCGTTTTAGCATTTTTTTTGGAATTTCCATTTCCCATTTGTTAAATAGCGAATTACAATTGTTAAAATTTCACTTAAATTTTAGCTAACTTGCAATCTCAATTCATTTTAAAAATGCAAAATTCTTATACAGTAATCAATGCTTCTGCTGGTTCAGGGAAAACCTATGCTCTGGTTCAGAGGCTTTTGATGATCTGTCTTCGTTATCCTAATCAGCAGCAGGCCATCAGAAATATTTTAGCACTCACTTTCACCAATAAGGCGGCCAATGAAATGAAGGAGAGAATTTTGTCATGGCTGGGCAATTTCTCAGCAAGCAATTTTGCTGATAACAATGATCTGAAAAACATCCAGAAAGTCTTCAAAGAAGAAGGCATAAAAATTACCATTGACGAGTTACATGTTCGGTCTAAAAAACTATTGGATTACGTTCTTCACAACTACTCCACTTTAAACATAGGAACCATTGACCGTTTCAATTCTCGTCTGGTACGAAGCTTTTCTTATGAACTGGGACTGGCAAAAAATTTCAATCTTGAAATTGAAGCTGAGCCTTTCCTGATAGAAGCCGTAGATAAAATGCTGGATCAGATTGGAGAAAATGACACTATTTCCAATTCCTTTATGGATTATGTGGATTATAGTCTTGAAAATAATGAGCGGATTAACCTCAATAAGAACCTGTATGATTCAGCGAAAGAATTTGTAAAAGATATTCATTACGAGCAACTGAAAAGCAATCATAACTTTGATGATACCAATTACGAGGATATAAAAAATACGATCCGTAAAGAGATTGTACTGAATAAAAAAAGTTCTGTAGAAATTGCTTCTGCATCGGTTGAATTATTCAAATCCAGAAATATTGAGATTGAAGATTTTGCGCAGGGAAAAAATGGAATTGGTGGCTTTTTCACCAAAGTCCTGGATTTTTATCACCAAAAAAGAGCAGGATTTCCTTTTCCGACTACACAGGAGGAGTCTGTCGTAAATAACTACAGAAAAGGATCCTCTTCGAAAGCTAAAAGTAAAGAAACAGATATTTTTGAAATTCTTGAAACTCTTTTAGAGAATCGAATGCAGCTTATTCTTCTCTACATTGAAACTCAGAAAAAAGAGAAGATTCTATCTGCATTGCTTCCCCTCAAAGTCAATAAAGATATTCAGAATGAATTAAAGAAAATTGAAGAGGAAAATGATCTGGTCTTGCTTTCAAAATTCAATATTCTGATCAATGAAAATTTAAGAAATGAACCTTCAGCCTTTATTTATGAAAAAGTAGGCTCTCAGTTTCAGCACTATTTCTTTGATGAATTTCAGGACACCTCTGAATTACAGTGGCAAAATTTTATTCCTCTGAGAAATCACAGCGTATCCACAGAAAATACGTCTTTTACTTTGGTTGGCGATCCTAAACAAAGTATTTACCGTTTTCGGGGTGGAGAAAGCAAATTGATGCTGGATATCATTAACAAAAAAGAAATTTCACCCAAAGAAGCAGAGCTGCTTGTATTAAAAGATAACTGGAGAAGTGCAAAGAACATCGTTTTATTTAATAATGAGCTCTATCAATATCATTCCAGAGATCTGGAGGAAGAGCATAAGAATATCTTTGGGACCGATGCTGAACAAAGTCCAAAATCAGCAATTGATGGCCGGGTAAAGGTGAATCTTATTGAAAACCTTACCAATGAAGATTTCTATAATGATACTTCGGAAAGAATGCAAAAAGATATTCAGGAAGCGCTGGACAACGGATTTAAATTTTCCGATATTACGATACTTTGCCGGGGCAATTTTGACATTTTCAGCTATTCTCAAAAGCTGGGAAATCTAAAGGTTAATTACCGAAGTGAAGAAACCAATATCAAAACGATTTCCGATAAAG from Chryseobacterium piperi encodes:
- a CDS encoding UvrD-helicase domain-containing protein; the protein is MQNSYTVINASAGSGKTYALVQRLLMICLRYPNQQQAIRNILALTFTNKAANEMKERILSWLGNFSASNFADNNDLKNIQKVFKEEGIKITIDELHVRSKKLLDYVLHNYSTLNIGTIDRFNSRLVRSFSYELGLAKNFNLEIEAEPFLIEAVDKMLDQIGENDTISNSFMDYVDYSLENNERINLNKNLYDSAKEFVKDIHYEQLKSNHNFDDTNYEDIKNTIRKEIVLNKKSSVEIASASVELFKSRNIEIEDFAQGKNGIGGFFTKVLDFYHQKRAGFPFPTTQEESVVNNYRKGSSSKAKSKETDIFEILETLLENRMQLILLYIETQKKEKILSALLPLKVNKDIQNELKKIEEENDLVLLSKFNILINENLRNEPSAFIYEKVGSQFQHYFFDEFQDTSELQWQNFIPLRNHSVSTENTSFTLVGDPKQSIYRFRGGESKLMLDIINKKEISPKEAELLVLKDNWRSAKNIVLFNNELYQYHSRDLEEEHKNIFGTDAEQSPKSAIDGRVKVNLIENLTNEDFYNDTSERMQKDIQEALDNGFKFSDITILCRGNFDIFSYSQKLGNLKVNYRSEETNIKTISDKGLTLELSNTLQAVIEFLKWETNPKNKPNLIMMMYYLNKLGRVIMPDFTLEMKEILEIESHEEILQFIQHKYALQLRQDHFPRFNLYNFVEYYVNEFSFENKETDFLLNFLEMLFNFTQNAGASTKEFLKYWDEEASTYTIQASENIDAIQIMTIHKAKGLEFPIVFIPMMNKNRDAEFTNWFETNNNEALKSVNINQFNKNLEAYDKEIEKFNKQNSYKNLIDRLCLQYVATTRPVEQLYFYLQKPNKTSNNLELLEFIQTKNTEQADEFDLYEVHPEMLKKHSKDKTSSFKTKDIRNLKNINEKSTSIKIATPSKNYQVRNEKVRIGLFVHELLSKINTEKDIKKILESYVLEGQITLTEKNEIHETLQQIVNTYSEFFDEKWEVINEKDIMISEKGESRIYRPDRILKNDEGYIIVDFKTGEVSEKNDKQIETYRKVLESLGRKVLKTQLIYL